A segment of the Bdellovibrio bacteriovorus genome:
CTATTGACTCTTATAACACTTTGGGTCTGTCTGCATACTCTGTAATGCCAATGGGCACCTTCGCGTTGATCCCTCGTTTGGACTACGATTTCTCTAACAGCGAAGCTGATAAATACAATGTTATCCTTGTGTCTGTAGCAGGTCGTTTCAACTTCTAATTTTTAGTTGTTGATACATTGAAAATAGAAAAAGCCGACTGCAAAGTCGGCTTTTTTATTGTTCAAATTCTGCGGTAACCTTATTCCCGAAACCTGCCTCCTCTAAGTCAGAATCTCTGAAATCGGCTGATAGAATCTGCCCTTCAAAACATGGCTCGTGGGGAATTCCCCATAATAACCAAAGCCCTGCCCATTTGGCGTCGCAAAGGCGTATTCAGACGGAGGCACACCCATCAACTGCAACAACGTGATCAGGAAACAGTTATACGGCAACCCCGATGACGGCATCGTCACATAGCGACCCGAGCGCAAAGCCCCGCCCATATTTCCGATCAACAACTGCTGGGAATCATAGCCCTGATGTCCGTTGTCATCACCAAGATCCCCCATGCCACCAGCACACAACATCCCGGTCACCATGTTTTCAAGATATGTACGCCCCGTAACACCCTCTTCAACATTCAAAGGCGCCAGGAAACGGTCGGCAATCATATTGGCAAAGTATTTCCACCAAACCTCAAATGCCGTTCTTTGAATAGCGCTGCCACGGCTGCCATGCATGGCATCGTGAACGTTCGTGCCCAATCCACTCAAGCCCGGAATCCACTGAGGATCCTGGGCCTCCAAAGCCATAACGCCCACTTTGGTCAGACCGCACTTAAAGGCCACAGCCAGCAGGTCCATATAGATTCGGTTGCACAGAGCAGGATCTGAAACCGAGCCCGGATCCGCCGGCTTTGAGCACGTTGGCGTCGGAGCCACCTGCACCAAAGATTTCTGCAGATCAGAAATGTAACCCATGTGCTGTTCAAGACGGGCCTTGTCTTCGGCGGAAATTTTACGGCTGTTTTTAAACCCAGTGTAAGCCCCGAAAACCCGATTCAAAATATTGGATTTCAGCTCATTGGTGTTATCAGCCGGAGCCGTTGTACCCGCCGTCAGACTGCCAAAGACTTCGTTATAAAAGTTTCGAATCGTCCAGTCTTCGTAGTGAGGAAGGACCTGAACTCCGCTCCCCACCTTTTGATAAAACAACCCCGCCCCCAAAAGCCCCACTCGAATGGCCTTTCGAACATAGGCCGGGGTAGAATCGGGATAAAGCGTCTTGGATGATTCCAATACAGACTCAAGCGAAGGGAATCCCCCCTCGGAATTTCGATCCTGGGCCGAGGCCACCACGAAGTTCCCGTGGGCCGAGCCCCAACGAACTGAGGCATCCAGACCGCGAACAATTGTCATCTGGTCATTGTTTTTCAAAGTTTCATACAGAGGATTGTTCAGCACAGGGCTGATCGTACTGGCCGTACCCAGGTTTCGCAGCAGCACTTCACGCATTCCGCTGGAGCCGACCGCTGTCGTTGCCGCACTTTTTGCGGGCCAAAGGACATTCAGATTACCGTGGTCAAACCAGAACATCATCATTCGCTTTGGTGGCGTCGCCGCCTGCGCAAAAGCTTCCACGGGCATCAGACTTGGCAATAAAGGCAGGGCCAGAAGTGTTTTTCCGGAGCCCACCAAAAACTGACGACGGGTTTTCTTGCAATAGTACATCGACATAACGTCCCCTTAGTATTTCCAGCGTCTGAATTCAGGTGAAAGAACCAGGCTCTTAATGGCACCCTTGATAGAACCCTGTGTGCCGTCCTTACCGTACAATGTGGTCAAGCTGCGGTTCATCTGGCAGTTCGCGTTGGCATCTGCCGGCACGCGGGCCTCAAAGCGCTTCAGATGTTTTGTAAAGCACATCATCGCGCGATCACTCACCCCCAGTTGTTCCGACATCTGGCGGGCTCCACTTCCGGAAACGGAGCTTCCGGTGATTTCTTTGGTCGTATAAGACGTGTCCACCGGAAGTGAGCCAATGGCCTGATTGTTCTTATAAATGGCTTCTGAGGTGCGCGAACGGCCAAAGCTGTCAAAGCCCTCGAAAGCGTATCCCAAAGTGTTGAATCGGGAATGGCACCCCACGCAGGTAGTCCCTGACGCTTCTGTGGAATGAGCCGTGCGATAGCGCGTGGTGATCATGTCTTCGGTCAGAACCGGCAACGAAGTCGGCGCACTTGGTGGCGGCAGACCGATGTCCTGACAAAGCACGTGTTCAATAATGCTCAATCCCCGCTTGATCGGAGACGCCGTGAAACCTGAACGTTTCGTCAGCATCGCCGCACGACTCAGGAATCCAGAGCGGTCTTCAGCCAGGGTGTTGGTAACAGCATTCACATTGTAAATCACACCCATGCGCCCGTCAGTGGCATTGGTATATCGGGAAGTCATGATATCCAGGAACGAACCTGAACGATTCAAAACGATCTCTTCAAAAAAACCATCCAGTTCTGAGGTCATCACCTCTGCCAGGCCCGAGGTGTTAACACCCCCAATAAACCCAGAGTCGTACTGCAGTCGATCAAAGACGTCGTATCCATAGGATTCACGGAACAGGCGGCGGATCATGTCTTTGGCGCCGTCCGTCCCCAGCAGTCGGTCGGCCTGCTGTGCAAGAACGGTGTCATCCAGAATCTGACCATTGTCAGCCAAAGCTTTCAGCGTGCTGTCCGGGGGTGCCCCGGTCAGGAAGAACGCCATCTTGGTTGCCAGTTCGTGGGCGGACAGGCTTAGCACCGTCGTACTGCCAACAACTGCAGATCCCTTGTCATAAACCTTATAGATAAAGTCCGGCATTGTTGTCACACCCGTGAAGGTCACCTTCAACAGATCGGCCTTGGCCATAGAGGAATCCCAGAATCGGGCCGCCACTTCATTGGCCTCTGTTACCGCCAATGGACGGCGGAAGGCACGGCTTCCCAGTTCCCGCACAAACTGCTGGTGACAGCTTTGCGTGATGGTTGCTGCATTCAGGCACTGACTGGTGTTGGGATAATTTCTTAATCCCGTTGTTGCACCCACAATAAGTTCAGAAGCCCGGAAGGAGGCTTCAAACAACCCATTTGAAATCGGCGCGGTCATCAACAGCGATTGTTCTTTTAACGTGTCACGATTTTCTGTGGCAACATCCGTGGGAATCGCATCCAGTTTTGCCAGCAAGGTCGCATCAGTTTTCAAGCTGGTGGCAAAATCATCCAGCAAAGACATCAGCGCCGTTCTATACTCGCGCTTGGTTAGCCTCACCATCGGGGTGTTTTGCAGTTGTCCCGGCGTGCAGGCAAATTCCTGGCGGTTGTCTTCATTAACCACCGGTGGAGGATTGTAGGATTCGGGTGACAGGGCCTTGGCAATCAGCTCAATCTCGCCTTGGCTTAAACTGATCATTTTCATCTGCGATTCGGTTCTGATAGCGATAGAAATCTGTTCTGCCGTGCGCGCCCGCTTGGCGGTCGACTTGACTGAACCATGGCAACTGGCGCAATTTTCAGCGTACAGCTTTTGCCCCTGCTGCACTTCTTCAGTGACGACGGGGGCCCCCGTTCTTAACTGAACCGCCCCCATATCCAAGGCGCTACAGTTCTGAAAAGCCACCATCATCGGCAGCGTGACGACCAAAAAGGCTCCAAGTCTGTAAGCAGCTTTAACGTCCATAGTTAGAGTTTACCTCGTGATATCTGCTTTTCGGCAGATAACTGAGGGAATAGACCCTAAACTACGAGTTATTCATGGCATTTACACTTTCTTCGTCTTTTGTCCGGAGCAAAGTGAATAAGCACTAGGCATTACCAATTTTACGTGGGAAAAATGCCGTCTGTTTCAGTCTCATTCCGCAGCAGTTCCTGCACAAAAAAAACAGTCCTATCGCCTGATCGGGCAAGGCCTTCCAACGCTTTATTATACTTTCAAAGCATATATTCTTTCTTTCTATGCAATTTACTTCATTCACTGTCAGGCCTAAAACAGGCGCATCACACAAACTGGAGTCCCCATGAAAATCCTATTGGCACTGATGCTTTCTGTTTTCTCTGTAAACGCTCTTGCTTCTTCCAAAGCGGAACAAGCCTTTCTTAAAAAACTCTATGCTGTGATCGAATCCGGCACAGAGACTTTGGAAGAAATCGAATTCGGCAATCTGAGTTCTCAGGACCAAGCAGCCCTTATGAAAGCGGCCGAAAATGAATCCAACATCTGGTACGACACCATCCTTGAAGGCGACTATCAACTGAAAGGCGACGCCAGCGTGGGTTATGGTTACCTGGCCAAGGTTTACTCTGCAAAAGGCGAATTCATCGCCTACAAGGGCATCATCCAGCATGACGCTTACGATACTGGCAGTTGTGACGTTCCCTATGAAGAAGAAGAAAAGGTGATTGAGGAATACCTGAAAGAAAACTGCATCGCCGGCGACATCTTCAGTGGCATCTATGTCAGCCCGGATTTCAAATTCCATCTGCGTGATGAAAATGAGATCGAGAACTTCCAGGAATGGTAAAGATGTACTCTGAAAGCCACCTCCGGGTGGCTCTTTATTCCCGGAAAAGACCGGAACACTTCCCGGCATCTTAACGGGATCCAAACACTCAAAAGATCGCTTTTAGGTTACAAGGTCCGTGCAAACACACTTTAACCAAAGAGGATTTTCATGAAACACCTGATCGCCCTTTCTGCTCTTTTGATCGCTGGCCCGGCATTCGCTGACGCTGTTAAATGCGAAGGCACTTTGAACTCTGGCACTTACGCTGAATTTGAAATGCCGGCAGCAGGCACGGCAACTTTGGCTTTTGATTATCGCGAATTCGTGATCGACATGAATTGCCAGGGTTATGCTGCTGACATTCCGGTTTATGAGTGTGTGGAAATCATCCCTGGCGGCAACAAGTTTGTTGTTCAGTTCGCGTTGGGCGCAGGTCAAGCTTACGTGTCCCAGGAAAGCAACACTCCGGGCTTCAACACGGAAAAAGGCACTTTGACCTGCAAATAGGTCTTGGAATCAGATCCAGTAAAAAGGCCGCGAATCCCGCGGCCTTTTTTGTTTTTACGGCAACGTTGGGTAAGTGCAGATCAAAGAATCAGCCTGCCCCACGCTCAAAACATCATTGGCCTGTTTTGCGATGATGCGGGTTACGTGATCGAACTCAATATCAAAGACATGACCTTCAAAACGGGTCGTTCCTTCGATCAGCCCGCCGCGGTCCTGCGCCTTCACCTGCCCGGCAACCATCACCACCACATCCACATCAGACGTGATTTCATCGGCCACCCCCATCACGGTCAACGCAGAGTCCACGGTCGGAAGACTTTCACAGTGGAACACCACCTGACCGTCAGAAGCCTGAGCCACAGAAGCCGCCAATACCATCGCGCCTGCCAAAATCATTGTTTTCATTATAAATCCTTTCGTTAGTTGGTTGATTCCTGCCCTCGCTTTTAAAAAGGTCCCGAAGAAAAGCCAAGTTACTTTGACACAAAGTGTGTCAAACACTGACACGCCCCGGATTCATTACATGTGTCAAAAGCTGACACGGATTGTGTCAATAAGTCTGGCTTTTCCCTTGGTATCAATGCTAAGACCGTGCTCGCCATGGAACTGACCCGACTTAAAAGCAAAAGAATCCAAGCCCGCAACTTCAAGCAGCTTCTGCAAGATGAGCTGGTTGCCCGTTGTCGGACCAATCCCAATTATTCGCTTCGATCTTTTGCGCGATCCTTGCAAGTGGAGCCTTCCGCCCTTTCCCAAATGATCAACGGCAAGCGCCCCATCACCGAAAAAATGAAAATGCGTCTGGGAATGGCTCTGGGACTTTCCACTGATCAACTTCGCCATTTGCCAACGACACCCGAGACGGCACCGGAAAACACCCACGCCAAAGCCCGCTTTCAGCAATTGACTTTGGACACCTTCGCCGTCATTTCGGACTGGTACCACTATGCGATTCTGGAGCTGACCTATGTGGAGGATTTCAAATCTGACAGCACCTGGATCAGCCAGCGCCTGGGAATTACCAAGTCTGAGGTGAATATTGCGATTGAGCGGTTGTTGCGCCTGGGTCTTTTAAAGAAAAACAGCAAAGGAAAATGGATTGATGCCTCTGAAAACGGCGAATTGACTCACCTGAGTCCCGCTGAAACATCCGATGCCGCCAGAAAATATCAAATCCAACTGCTGGAGCTCTCGCAAAAAGCCGTGCAGGAAGTTCCTTTGGCCCAACGCAATCACACCTCCGCGACGTTGTGTTTTGATCCCGAGGATCTGGCCCCGGCAATAGAGCGCATTGCCGAGTTTCGCCGTTCCTTTGCGCGGGAATTCCAGCCCCGCAAGGCCAAAGAAGTTTATCAACTGCAAGTCAGTTTTTTCCCAATGACCAAACAAAAGGACGTTCTATGAAATCATTTTTCAGCGTTTGTTTTCTGTTTCTTATGGGCCTTTCCTCTGTCGCGTCCGCCCGTGGAGTGAAAGAGGGTGGCGGCGATACTGGTATCTTTGAAATGTGCGTGAACGAGCACCTTACAATGATACAATCTGAATTGATGCGCGATGATCTGATTTTAGAGTTATCCTCGGATGAAAAGATCCTGTACGTCGTCACAGTTACTGGAGAAGTCCTAGGCCGTGTGGACATATCGGTATGTCATCGATAGCATTTCGTTGATTTCTATCCGCCCGTGACAGAGACGATGAAATAATTTTGACAAGAGATGCCCGGACTCACTATCTAGTGATCATGGATTCGTGTCGCTTTGTCCTGATTCTTGTTTTTCTTGTTGTTTGTCAGGGTCACTACGCTAAGGCCGGTGGCGGCATTAAGTTTGGCTTTAACGCCAGCAATGCGCCTCCGTTGCTTTTTCAATTTGAAAATCAAAACAATCCCATCCCCACCGGGGGGCTGATTTACGAAGTTTCCGTCGCCATCGGTGAAGAGCTGGGCGGCGAATATTCCATCGCCCGCCTTCCGCGAAAGCGCATAGCCACCAATATCATTAACAACAAGATCGATCTGGTATGTCACAACAGTCTTAGCTGGCGGCATCCGTTCGCGGACGGGGCTTTATGGAGCAAGCCTCTTTTCACCCACACGAATGTACTGGTCGGACTGACGACGATTCCCTTTTCATCCGCTGATCAAATCAAGGGCCTTATCGGCACCGTGGAAAACTACGTCTATGCAGATCTTGAGGAAAAATTCAAAACTTTGGAGCTGCTTCGCAATGACAGTCCGAATATTGAAGTCAGTGTGAAGAAACTGCTGACGGGTCGGGTCCCCTACATTCTTTTAAGCGACATTGAATACATCTACTACAAAAGCCAGTACCCGCGACTGCAGCGAAGCACTTTTGCCATGGACAAGACCGACATTCAGTGCTCGCTGTCCAAGAAGTCCACCCTGACCATGACCAGACTCAATCGGGCCATTGATCGCCTGCATGAAAAACAAGTGCTGGCTAAAATTATCAAACGCTATTCAGATCCAGAGACCACTCCCAAACCGGTGAGCTATGGTCTGAACAGCAATGATTCTCCTCCCTTCATCCACTTCGACAAGACCTCGTCCAGCGAGGGCATCGTGCGCGGCGGAGTCTTTTTCGATATCGCCCTGGCCATCGGAAAAAAAATCCAGCGCCCGATCAATTTTGTCCTGCTGCCCCGTGGTCGCCTGGATGCGCGCCTGGCTTCCGGACAAATTGAGCTGGTCTGTTATGACACTGAAGCCTGGGCTGGCGAGTACGCCAAACAATATCACTGGAGCACCCCGATCTTCCGACAAAGTGACTATATCGTTGGGCACAAAGCTGACGCGGAAGTGGCCAAAATCCGCACGCTGGAAGACCTTAAAGGCAAGCGCATTGGTGCCGTCCTGAACTTTGTTTATCCCGCGCTGACACCCCTCTTTGAAGACAAAAGCCTGCAACGCGAGGATGCGGGGTCCGGAGCCGCTAACGTGGAAAAGCTCAGTGTGAAACGCGTGCCGCTGATTCTTTTGAACAGTCTTGAATACAGCTACTATAAAAGCAAAGATTCCAGGCTGCAAAAGGCCCCGTTGGAAATTGACCCCGTCGATGTGAAGTGCGCCCTGTCCAAAAAATCCAGTTTGAAAATAGAGGAAATCAATTCTGCCATCCACGATCTCGAAAAATCCGGCCGGATGCAGAAGGTCTTTGCCCCTTCCTATCTGCTTTGACAGGAGGATTTATGATCAAGGCTTTGATGCTGTTTCTCGCTCTGGCGGCTCTGCTTCCTGCGACCTCTCAAGCCCAGGAACCGGACAAGTCCCGCAACTATCAGTGGTTGCAATTCAATCTTTACAAGGGCTTTGACAACAAAAATCCTTTTGATCAGCAGGATGACACTTACCTGGAAATGGAGTTCGGGGGAAAATCGGGTTTTTTGGACTTTTACGGGTTCTTTGACGTCTTTGATATCATCGATTCCCAAGACAGTGACTTCCACAATACAGACAATTTTTTTCTAAAAACCTTCCCGCGCTTTTCACTCAATCACATGACCCAGAAAGACCTTTCCTGGGGGCCGATTCAGGAATGGTATGTGGCTACCCTGTTGATCGTTGGCGACCGGGCGTTGTTTGAGGAATGCATCGGCCTGGGAGTCGACTTCAAAGTGCCCTGGAATGGAAAGCTCGGAGCCAATCTGATGGCCCGCTATGTGCGGGAAAACTATGGCGCCATCAACGAACACACCTGGGACGGTTACTTTCTGGCAGTGAACTGGTTTGCTCCGTTTTATCGCTTCGCCAATGAAAGCTTCCTGTCTTATCAAGGGTATCTGGATTTTATTTTTTCTGCCGATGAAATTGGTCAGGAACCCGGCCGAACCACCAGCTCCATCGCATGGTACAACGGCTTTTACTGGCACCAGACTGACTATTCACTGGGTTATGGGCTGAAGTATTACAAAGACTATGGTCAGTTTGTCGATGGTGGCATCGCCGGAGAAACCTCCGGCTTCGGTCACTATGTGGTTCTGGGATACAAATTCTGAATCAGACTCCGGCGGCTTTCGACTGGCCCTGATCGGCGGTGATCCAGGATTGCAGGTATTCCGGCATTGCCGGCGCCGTCAGATTTTCACCCACGGCCTTCATCAATTCTGCCGGAGAAACTGTCCCGCCTTTTTTACTTAAAAAACGGGCGCGGATCATGCCAATGGCAATAAGCTCTCCGCGGCTCATAAACTTATGCTCAAGATAAAGGTACTTGTCATCCCAAGTGATCAGTCGCGTGTGCAATGTGAATTTCTGAAAGACCTTCAAAGACCGGCGAAAGCGGATGGTTTCTGATGCGACCACCGGATACCAGCCTTGCGCCGAAATTGCTCCGGCAGCCTGAGCGCGGATCATATAATCCGTGCGCGCCAGATCCTGCAATGACAGATAAACCCCGTTGTTCATATGACGAAGAACATCCAGATCCGTGGGCCACACACGAAAAGGTGTCGCGCACTCATCCATGATTCCCACGCGGGAACGAAAACGGGAAAAAATCAAAACATGCAAAAGACGGAAAAACAGATTCATAAAAACCTCGAAAGCCCCTGGGCCCTTACAAGCCTAACAAGCGGGGCTTTGCGAAGTCAAAATGGAGTTAGTTCTGGGCTTTTAAAGATCCCTCCGCGTCCGGCTTTAAGAACCGGAACATCGGCGTTGTTTTGAATTTCCCGCTGATGTTTCCGATCAAATCATAGCTTTTCGCCAGAGTGATTTTCTTCACCGCGGCCCCTTTCTTGAAATCCAGCTTGGGCATTTCCACCCAAACCAGATAGGGGCTCAAAGTACTTTCATAAAAATAAAGTCCACGGGTCAGATCCGCAACCGTGCGCCAGCGGGTGGTGGAAATATACGGCCGTGCCGGATCCGGCGTCCCGAATGGCTGAGAAACATTTCGCAAAACACTCAACACCCCGGCCACAGCCTCGCGATAGTCCTTGGGTTCTGGCAGGCGTTCGGTATAGAAAGCCGCACGCACAAAGCGGTCCGCCGCCTCGGTTGTGCCGGGAAGCTTTTTACTGCCACCAAAGCCCTGATACTGCTTCATCGATTTCAGTTGCTGATCAAAGGGAGGCGAATTCGTCATAAAGCGATACTCTTTGCCGTGATAGATTTTGATTTTGCCATCAATGTATTCCATCACCACGGAATCACCCGTCTTGTCTGACAAAGCCAAATGCACCGTGCCCTGGCGCACACCCTGAGCCGTGGGCACGCTGGCCCTCAGGACCTGAATCGGAGACTTTTCCAATGAGGCCATGGCCTCGGCGACGGTAGCGAAGTTATCCAGGAAATACTGCGCCCACATACTGACTGACAAACCCGGAACAGCCTGATCCCGGGAACCGAAGTGACTTTCAGACAAGTAAAGCAAATTGGCCGTCAATCCTTTTTCATTCAGTCCGTCGGCCGTTCCCACATCGTACATCGACAGAATCACGCTGCCATACTTGGAGGTCCACTTGGCTGAATTGCTCGCGGCCATTCCCTCACGCTCCATGCCTCTGGGAAGTAGCCACAAATTGGATCCGGTGTCCTCGGCCCAGTCCATATTGCGCCCGACAATCACATCCTGATTCTTTCCATCCCAAAGAATGCGCGTACAGGGATAAGCCGGAACCGCCAATAACAGACTTAAAAGCACAGACAGTGTCTTCATGGGTAATAACTCCTTGTTTATATCCTTTACACCTTAAAGTCTGTCCACAAGCCAGCTGTATGAAAGCAAAAGGCCTCTGACTTTCGTCAAAGGCCCGCGGTCGGTACACTTTTTCTGGATCAACTTAGAATCCGTCGGTCGTTCCGACTTTGGCACGCGGATCTTCATCCGTATCAAACGGAATCACTGCCGCTGCTGGCGGAGGCGCAGTCTTTTTCGGCGGAGGCGTGAACTTCATAACCTTGGCAGACTTCGCTTCTGGTTTTTTCGCAGCTTTGGCAGGGGACACACGGGACGATACAGGCGCTTCAACCGGAGCCTCCACGGCGGTGGTTCCCGTAACAAAACTGTTTAACTCACGCACCATGATTTGCATTTGCTCGGACTGGGAGGAAATCTCTTCGGACGTCGCCGCGATCTCTTCAGAGGAAGCCGCATTGGACTGAGAGCTCTGATCCAGTTGATTCATTGCCTTGTTGATCTGCTGAATACCTGTGGTCTGCTCGGCACTGGCCGCAGAAATTTCGTTATTCAGATCTGCCACCTTCTTAATGGAATTCACGATGTTATTTAGAACATCCCCGGACTTATCCGCAATGTGGGTCCCATTTTCAATTTTTTCCACCGAGTCTTTAATCAAAGACGTGATGTCTTTGGCGGCTGAAGCGGATCTTTGTGCCAGGGCACGAACCGCTTCGGCAACAACTGCGAAGCCTTTCCCCTGCTCGCCGGCACGGGCGGCTTCCACCGCCGCATTCAGGGCCAGCAAATTCGTCTGGAAGGCGATATCGTCGATGACGTTGATGATCTCTTCGATCTTTTTCGAAGACTGAGAGATATCACGCATGGATTCAACCAGATTCTTGATCTCGCGTTCACCGTCCTCGGCCGCGGAACGGGAGGACTGCGACAGCGTCGCCGCCTGTTTGGCATTGTCAGAATTCATTTTCACCATGGAAGTCATTTCCTCCAAAGAGGCCACGGTTTCTTCCAAAGAAGCCGCCGCAGAAGTGGAGGACTGAGACAGCCCCTGACCGGCCAGGGTCAGTTGTGTGATGGCTTCGTTCACCTGATGACCAGCCCCTGCCAGACGGGAAACCGTGTTGTTCACCGTACGGCTCAAAGACATACCGATAAACATCAAAAGACCAAACACCAAAGCCGCTGCCACACCACCAATGGCCGCCAGCATGATCAGGCCTTTTTGGGTTTCAGCTTTCTGTAAGGTGTTTTTTTGAGCGGCAAGCTTTTCATACATCACCACAACATCGCCAGCGACTTTTTTAATCACTGTGGAATGCTTCAGGTAGGAACCCTCGGTCATAACCTCACGCAACTTATCAAAGTCGGCGCCTGGTTTTTCCAATGCTGCAATGAGTGCTTCGACTTCCTGAACATATTCCGCATTGACTTTACGTGCGGGCTCATACATCTCGGCTTCACCGGGCTGGAACGAGGCCGCTTCATAGGCCTTGATGGCATCCTTATATTCAGTAATGGCTGTCTTTGCTTTGCCTACATAACTGTCACGATGCTTGGGAACATCTTTGTTGGCCAGTGCCCCCCAAAGATACTGCCCAATGCGGGCTCGACTGCCTTCGATTTCGCCGACGGCCTTCATGTTCGGAATGACATTAACATAAGCGTCATTCAGCATAGAGCCGGCGATGTTCAGATCTTTATAGGCCACCCAACCCAGCAGCGCAAAGCCTGCCATCGGAATCAAAGCACACACAAAAAGCTTGCCTTTAATACCCTTGAACCAAGAACTGATTGCCATAATATTTTTTGAAACCTCAAAAAGAGTTGTTTTTAGATCCCCTCTTTTTTCGGTGAAAAACTGGCCCACCTGAAGGGCTTAATACAAATAGTAAAAATGGGACAGTTCCACGAGTTTACTCACATGCCGAACTTACACTAGTTGCTTTGGTTTATGTCGAAACTGAGACGCCCGCCTCAAGTAAACGAATCTTTGAACTATTCAATGATTCCGAAGGTGTGGCTTTTTTATCGGTGTAACAAAGCGGGATTATTGCATTCAGGAATTATCGATAACACCCCTAATTGAATTTCAAAAAGCTCCCGAAGAATAAGACGTCACCTATTTGGGGTAGCTATTAAACCATAAGGAAGTTGAAATGAAATTCTCAAACGGCACGTGGAATCATAAAGCAGTCATCGCAATCGCTCTAACCTCCCTTTTCTTTGGTTGCGCCAAAAAAGAAGAAGAAACACCCAGCACCGGCGAGGTGACTGTGGCCCAATTGGAAGGCACACGCTGGGGCTCATGCACAGCGGTGAGCGGCAGCACCTATGGGTCAGCAGTAAATGGCATGTCTTATATGCGCGGCCTTACTTTCCAGTCTGATGGCACTTATGCAATTACGACGTTGTTCTTCACGGGCACGACCTGCGCCTTTGGTGGGGATAACGTCTTTACTATGAGTCAGGCAGGGACCTTCGAAATCGGTGAAGTTCAGGAATCCGGCGCCACTCAGATCATTTACACTACCGCAGGTTCTGTACTGACGACCTTTGCAGGCACCTCCGCCG
Coding sequences within it:
- a CDS encoding DUF1552 domain-containing protein, which codes for MSMYYCKKTRRQFLVGSGKTLLALPLLPSLMPVEAFAQAATPPKRMMMFWFDHGNLNVLWPAKSAATTAVGSSGMREVLLRNLGTASTISPVLNNPLYETLKNNDQMTIVRGLDASVRWGSAHGNFVVASAQDRNSEGGFPSLESVLESSKTLYPDSTPAYVRKAIRVGLLGAGLFYQKVGSGVQVLPHYEDWTIRNFYNEVFGSLTAGTTAPADNTNELKSNILNRVFGAYTGFKNSRKISAEDKARLEQHMGYISDLQKSLVQVAPTPTCSKPADPGSVSDPALCNRIYMDLLAVAFKCGLTKVGVMALEAQDPQWIPGLSGLGTNVHDAMHGSRGSAIQRTAFEVWWKYFANMIADRFLAPLNVEEGVTGRTYLENMVTGMLCAGGMGDLGDDNGHQGYDSQQLLIGNMGGALRSGRYVTMPSSGLPYNCFLITLLQLMGVPPSEYAFATPNGQGFGYYGEFPTSHVLKGRFYQPISEILT
- a CDS encoding DUF1588 domain-containing protein produces the protein MDVKAAYRLGAFLVVTLPMMVAFQNCSALDMGAVQLRTGAPVVTEEVQQGQKLYAENCASCHGSVKSTAKRARTAEQISIAIRTESQMKMISLSQGEIELIAKALSPESYNPPPVVNEDNRQEFACTPGQLQNTPMVRLTKREYRTALMSLLDDFATSLKTDATLLAKLDAIPTDVATENRDTLKEQSLLMTAPISNGLFEASFRASELIVGATTGLRNYPNTSQCLNAATITQSCHQQFVRELGSRAFRRPLAVTEANEVAARFWDSSMAKADLLKVTFTGVTTMPDFIYKVYDKGSAVVGSTTVLSLSAHELATKMAFFLTGAPPDSTLKALADNGQILDDTVLAQQADRLLGTDGAKDMIRRLFRESYGYDVFDRLQYDSGFIGGVNTSGLAEVMTSELDGFFEEIVLNRSGSFLDIMTSRYTNATDGRMGVIYNVNAVTNTLAEDRSGFLSRAAMLTKRSGFTASPIKRGLSIIEHVLCQDIGLPPPSAPTSLPVLTEDMITTRYRTAHSTEASGTTCVGCHSRFNTLGYAFEGFDSFGRSRTSEAIYKNNQAIGSLPVDTSYTTKEITGSSVSGSGARQMSEQLGVSDRAMMCFTKHLKRFEARVPADANANCQMNRSLTTLYGKDGTQGSIKGAIKSLVLSPEFRRWKY
- a CDS encoding TIGR02147 family protein; its protein translation is MELTRLKSKRIQARNFKQLLQDELVARCRTNPNYSLRSFARSLQVEPSALSQMINGKRPITEKMKMRLGMALGLSTDQLRHLPTTPETAPENTHAKARFQQLTLDTFAVISDWYHYAILELTYVEDFKSDSTWISQRLGITKSEVNIAIERLLRLGLLKKNSKGKWIDASENGELTHLSPAETSDAARKYQIQLLELSQKAVQEVPLAQRNHTSATLCFDPEDLAPAIERIAEFRRSFAREFQPRKAKEVYQLQVSFFPMTKQKDVL
- a CDS encoding substrate-binding periplasmic protein — protein: MTRDARTHYLVIMDSCRFVLILVFLVVCQGHYAKAGGGIKFGFNASNAPPLLFQFENQNNPIPTGGLIYEVSVAIGEELGGEYSIARLPRKRIATNIINNKIDLVCHNSLSWRHPFADGALWSKPLFTHTNVLVGLTTIPFSSADQIKGLIGTVENYVYADLEEKFKTLELLRNDSPNIEVSVKKLLTGRVPYILLSDIEYIYYKSQYPRLQRSTFAMDKTDIQCSLSKKSTLTMTRLNRAIDRLHEKQVLAKIIKRYSDPETTPKPVSYGLNSNDSPPFIHFDKTSSSEGIVRGGVFFDIALAIGKKIQRPINFVLLPRGRLDARLASGQIELVCYDTEAWAGEYAKQYHWSTPIFRQSDYIVGHKADAEVAKIRTLEDLKGKRIGAVLNFVYPALTPLFEDKSLQREDAGSGAANVEKLSVKRVPLILLNSLEYSYYKSKDSRLQKAPLEIDPVDVKCALSKKSSLKIEEINSAIHDLEKSGRMQKVFAPSYLL
- a CDS encoding nucleoside-specific channel-forming Tsx family protein, with the translated sequence MIKALMLFLALAALLPATSQAQEPDKSRNYQWLQFNLYKGFDNKNPFDQQDDTYLEMEFGGKSGFLDFYGFFDVFDIIDSQDSDFHNTDNFFLKTFPRFSLNHMTQKDLSWGPIQEWYVATLLIVGDRALFEECIGLGVDFKVPWNGKLGANLMARYVRENYGAINEHTWDGYFLAVNWFAPFYRFANESFLSYQGYLDFIFSADEIGQEPGRTTSSIAWYNGFYWHQTDYSLGYGLKYYKDYGQFVDGGIAGETSGFGHYVVLGYKF
- a CDS encoding acyl-CoA thioesterase, with protein sequence MNLFFRLLHVLIFSRFRSRVGIMDECATPFRVWPTDLDVLRHMNNGVYLSLQDLARTDYMIRAQAAGAISAQGWYPVVASETIRFRRSLKVFQKFTLHTRLITWDDKYLYLEHKFMSRGELIAIGMIRARFLSKKGGTVSPAELMKAVGENLTAPAMPEYLQSWITADQGQSKAAGV